One Drechmeria coniospora strain ARSEF 6962 chromosome 01, whole genome shotgun sequence genomic region harbors:
- a CDS encoding putative DNA replication complex GINS protein PSF2: MALSRRSRIRSLHFAPLNLTSSRLASPSLASLRSAPVENFCYPPRPSAALAMALPLPPGLVPSEVAFLCDMELVTVLPRQRLESIDLLAGTTPTLRPPHRSNLPLWLAILLKKQRRASIVPPPWLHPDSLREVIHHETNVDTRGWAPPPPPPVRADGKGNASRYGAGPDPEVVLSPPFLPSCTSDAPAGALPYHWFELAEMLLAHAADDVPSASDVRSLLRDLQEVRAAKMRASTQQLETGVDGVMSLRGVGAMELAESRGFVTGVVEGVRKIGASAEAARREEEEEGGGRDDDDDAPSDDDMGL; this comes from the exons ATGGCCCTTTCTCGACGTTCGCGAATAAGGAGT CTTCACTTTGCCCCCCTCAACCTCACCTCATCccgtctcgcctcgcctagcctcgcctccctccgCTCCGCGCCGGTTGAGAACTTTTGTTACCCGCCGAGACCCAGCGCGGCTCTCGCCATGGCGCTGCCTCTTCCGCCGGGCCTCGTTCCTTCAGAGGTCGCCTTCCTCTGCGACATGGAGCTCGTCACCGTCCTTCCTCGTCAGCGCCTCGAGAGCATCGACCTTCTCGCC GGCACCACGCCCACGCTCCGACCGCCGCACCGGAGCAACCTGCCTCTCTGGCTCGCCATCTTGCTCAAGAAGCAGCGCCGCGCCAGCATCGTCCCGCCACCCTGGCTCCACCCGGACTCGCTGCGGGAAGTCATCCACCACGAGACCAACGTCGACACGAGGGGGTGggctcctccgccgcccccgcccgtccgcgccgacggcaaggggAACGCGAGCCGGTACGGTGCCGGCCCCGACCCAGAGGTCGTCCTGTCGCCACCCTTTCTGCCCTCCTGCACCTCCGACGCGCCCGCTGGTGCCCTGCCCTACCATTGgttcgagctcgccgagatgctgctcgcccacgccgccgacgatgtcCCCTCCGCCTCGGACGTCCGCTCGCTCCTGCGCGACCTGCAAGAGGTCCGCGCCGCCAAGATGCGGGCGAGCACCCAGCAGCTCGagacgggcgtcgacggcgtcatgaGCCTgcgaggcgtcggcgccatggAGCTGGCCGAGAGCAGGGGCTtcgtcaccggcgtcgtcgagggcgtgcGCAAGATTGGAGCGAGCGCCGAGGCCGCACgtcgcgaggaggaggaggagggtggAGGacgggatgacgacgacgacgcgcccagcgacgacgacatgggTCTGTGA